One part of the Acidobacteriota bacterium genome encodes these proteins:
- a CDS encoding M28 family peptidase encodes MRKKWVIVIGLIIALAAFIPSYGEKRAGEAPPLLIPDKLVPIILNEVSGEIPLNNEIMLAGINHNRPASEYLNHFYESEYMLKKLKEYGIEGKIEKLPSNKGRKTWDAVSAELWMVKPKLVKLTCLDDVPACLAPGSASADVTAELIYVGPGNREEFYKGKDVAGKLLLVDGSPFSALRLGIVKYKAAGIICFSSSHPEYDPDEVGWNWLGGWGGGMSSTFAFVVSSRMGNELRRMLERGVKITLHAKCKTTSYPENNEVVVALIKGTEHPEEELWFTAHLFEGFAKQGANDNISGSVAILEVARTITKLVREGKIPPPKRSIRFLWINEFSGTIAYIKKHPELLKRAFAVINEDMVGEGLRMNNGIFRLKCTPWSRPSFLNDVVANAIEYVGMTNRDDIEGRPHGILNPIYSPHGSRDTFYYSIDRYFGASDHAVFDDGGVGIPGVMLIVWPDMWYHTDRDRPDKSDSTQLRRVCFLSTVSALFLANAGEKEALALAPYILSQGLSRIACDMKRATMLLAKSKKEELATNYKEAVNIVHQSVLREKETIASVSFFAKNSPKVSSLINSLSRNLTARERIARRDLFALYRSLAVRFGMKPILPKLSLEERKAARLIPKRTKDFEGYFDSFLFYMRIGKMPQLRLPRMATFEIRNFINGKRSILDIRNAVSAEYEPVPLAEVTKYIKLLEKAKFVTIEKKK; translated from the coding sequence ATGAGGAAGAAGTGGGTAATAGTCATTGGTCTAATCATCGCCCTCGCCGCTTTCATCCCTTCGTACGGGGAGAAGCGAGCAGGGGAAGCACCGCCCCTCCTCATTCCGGACAAGCTGGTGCCGATAATCCTAAACGAGGTCTCAGGGGAGATCCCCTTAAACAACGAGATAATGCTCGCTGGCATCAATCACAATCGCCCCGCTTCCGAATACCTGAACCATTTCTACGAATCGGAATATATGCTGAAGAAGCTCAAGGAGTATGGGATCGAAGGGAAAATAGAGAAGCTTCCCTCTAACAAAGGGAGAAAAACCTGGGATGCTGTCTCCGCTGAGCTGTGGATGGTTAAGCCGAAGCTGGTCAAGCTCACCTGCCTCGATGATGTCCCCGCCTGCCTCGCTCCGGGAAGCGCCTCCGCTGATGTTACTGCCGAGCTCATCTATGTAGGACCGGGAAACAGGGAGGAGTTCTATAAAGGTAAGGATGTAGCGGGAAAGCTTCTCCTCGTTGACGGCTCTCCCTTCTCCGCCCTCCGCCTGGGGATAGTGAAGTACAAGGCAGCAGGTATAATCTGCTTCTCCTCATCCCATCCTGAGTACGACCCCGATGAGGTCGGCTGGAACTGGCTGGGAGGATGGGGTGGAGGGATGAGCAGTACCTTCGCCTTCGTCGTCTCCTCCCGGATGGGGAACGAGCTCAGGCGGATGCTTGAGCGGGGAGTGAAGATAACCCTCCACGCCAAGTGCAAAACCACCAGTTATCCTGAAAACAACGAGGTGGTGGTAGCCCTCATCAAGGGAACTGAGCATCCTGAGGAGGAGCTATGGTTCACCGCCCATCTCTTCGAGGGATTCGCCAAACAAGGGGCGAACGACAACATCTCGGGAAGCGTTGCTATCCTCGAGGTGGCGCGGACGATAACCAAGCTCGTCCGTGAGGGGAAGATACCTCCTCCGAAGCGCTCTATCCGCTTCCTCTGGATAAACGAGTTCTCCGGAACCATCGCCTACATCAAGAAACATCCGGAACTCCTTAAGCGAGCGTTTGCGGTGATCAATGAGGATATGGTGGGGGAAGGACTGAGGATGAACAACGGCATCTTCCGGCTCAAGTGCACCCCCTGGTCCCGTCCCAGCTTCCTGAACGATGTGGTGGCGAATGCAATCGAATATGTGGGGATGACCAACCGTGATGATATCGAGGGAAGACCCCATGGGATCCTCAATCCGATATACTCCCCCCATGGAAGCCGTGATACCTTCTATTACAGCATCGATCGTTACTTTGGAGCGAGCGATCATGCGGTATTCGACGATGGAGGGGTGGGGATCCCCGGCGTGATGCTCATCGTTTGGCCCGATATGTGGTACCATACCGATCGCGATCGTCCGGATAAATCGGATTCCACCCAGCTGAGAAGGGTTTGCTTCCTCTCCACCGTTTCCGCCCTCTTCCTTGCGAATGCGGGGGAGAAAGAAGCGCTCGCCCTCGCCCCCTACATCCTCTCCCAGGGGCTTTCCCGCATCGCTTGCGATATGAAAAGGGCAACGATGCTCCTGGCAAAGAGCAAAAAGGAGGAACTTGCCACCAACTATAAGGAAGCGGTCAACATCGTGCATCAATCCGTCCTCAGGGAGAAAGAAACCATCGCCTCAGTCTCCTTCTTCGCCAAGAACAGCCCCAAGGTATCGTCCCTAATCAACTCTCTCTCGAGGAACCTTACCGCCCGGGAGAGGATAGCGCGGAGGGATCTCTTCGCTTTATATCGCTCCTTAGCAGTCAGGTTCGGGATGAAGCCGATCCTGCCGAAGCTAAGCCTCGAGGAGAGAAAGGCGGCGCGGTTGATACCTAAGAGAACAAAGGACTTCGAGGGCTATTTCGACTCCTTCCTCTTCTATATGAGGATAGGAAAGATGCCCCAGCTCAGGCTTCCGAGGATGGCGACATTTGAGATAAGAAACTTCATCAATGGAAAGAGGAGCATCCTCGACATCCGAAATGCGGTCTCTGCAGAATATGAGCCAGTACCACTCGCCGAGGTAACAAAGTACATCAAACTCCTCGAGAAGGCGAAATTCGTGACCATAGAAAAAAAGAAGTAG
- a CDS encoding tetratricopeptide repeat protein has product MKKSVIFLAIAIIVLGALSVAAQEGRGTGRVRGKVLDEKGKPIVGANITMVSDEFTATFSAVSDKNGEWAIMGFSGGMWKITASAPGYAPKTKLVRLTQLARNPLITFTLKKGEPGKAALAPGSKKIFDTALEAYNAGKYDEALAGFQKFLEKNPTLYQTHINIGNCYRKLNKYEEAIAEYKEVLKYEPTSVQALTNLGECYAKEGHLDKAKEYFEKVTAQSPNDPVVFYNLAEIYFNAGAVDDAIENYQKALELKPDWPPAIIKLGYAYLNKNDIPKAVTYFKKYLEVAPDGPDAPVAKQLLEQFKDQPPNK; this is encoded by the coding sequence ATGAAGAAAAGCGTAATTTTCCTTGCGATAGCCATCATCGTACTTGGTGCACTTAGTGTAGCGGCTCAGGAAGGAAGAGGCACGGGAAGGGTCAGGGGAAAGGTTCTCGATGAGAAGGGAAAGCCGATCGTAGGTGCCAACATAACTATGGTCAGCGACGAGTTCACCGCCACCTTTAGTGCAGTGAGCGATAAAAATGGAGAATGGGCGATAATGGGGTTCTCCGGTGGGATGTGGAAGATAACCGCCTCCGCCCCGGGTTATGCCCCCAAAACCAAACTCGTACGCCTTACCCAGCTTGCAAGAAACCCCTTGATCACATTCACCCTCAAAAAGGGTGAGCCAGGCAAGGCTGCCCTTGCTCCTGGTTCCAAGAAGATATTCGATACCGCTCTCGAAGCCTATAATGCGGGAAAGTACGATGAAGCGTTAGCCGGTTTTCAGAAATTTTTGGAGAAGAACCCCACCCTTTACCAAACTCATATCAACATCGGCAACTGCTATCGGAAGCTTAACAAGTATGAGGAGGCAATAGCCGAATACAAAGAGGTTCTGAAATATGAACCCACTTCAGTCCAGGCACTGACCAACCTCGGTGAATGCTACGCCAAGGAGGGACACCTGGATAAAGCGAAGGAATACTTTGAAAAGGTAACCGCTCAAAGCCCCAACGATCCCGTTGTCTTTTACAATCTGGCTGAGATCTACTTCAACGCTGGCGCAGTGGACGACGCCATCGAAAACTACCAGAAGGCGCTCGAGTTAAAGCCAGACTGGCCTCCCGCAATAATCAAGCTCGGTTATGCCTACTTGAACAAAAACGACATCCCGAAAGCGGTAACCTATTTCAAGAAATATCTTGAGGTCGCTCCTGATGGTCCCGATGCTCCGGTGGCGAAACAGCTTTTAGAGCAGTTTAAGGATCAACCACCCAACAAATAA
- a CDS encoding MFS transporter has protein sequence MEQRAFSILGLSIFTSMIGIGLISPLLPIYAVKLGASGFLIGVIFSGFSISRAIFLPIIGSASDRVGRKMFIALGLFIYSLVSLGYVIAESGEALALVRFLQGFAAAMVVPISMAYVGDMAKRGKEGALMGRMNLFLFAGFGFGPLMGGVVAHLFGFRMDFYLMGGLSFFAFLLVLFFLPELGYHKKVERSHLSYRKLLIHPTIQGVMAFRFTNSIARGIVASFLPIFASRRAGVAEMGIGVLVAVNILLTSFLQDYFGRLCDRKSRKKLVFIGASLVSLALFLLPLAHTFLTLFLVSVVFGVASAIALPAATAMMVEPGRKQGMGQSMSLFNLAMSLGLASGPLIGGKLLDSYNISAPFLFAGVVSILGTWLFLKLVKRSVGISLGG, from the coding sequence TTGGAACAGCGGGCTTTTTCTATATTAGGGTTATCCATATTCACCTCGATGATTGGTATCGGTTTAATCTCACCCCTTCTCCCCATCTATGCGGTGAAGCTTGGGGCGAGTGGGTTCCTCATCGGGGTGATCTTCTCCGGTTTCTCCATCTCCCGGGCGATATTCCTCCCCATAATCGGTTCTGCCTCCGACCGGGTTGGGAGGAAGATGTTCATCGCTCTGGGGCTCTTCATCTATAGTTTGGTGTCATTGGGTTATGTGATCGCTGAGAGTGGAGAGGCGCTCGCCTTAGTCCGTTTCCTTCAGGGTTTCGCTGCGGCGATGGTCGTTCCCATCTCTATGGCTTATGTGGGAGATATGGCAAAGAGGGGGAAGGAGGGGGCTCTTATGGGGAGGATGAACCTCTTCCTTTTTGCCGGTTTTGGCTTTGGACCATTGATGGGCGGGGTGGTAGCCCATCTCTTCGGCTTCAGGATGGATTTTTATCTGATGGGAGGGTTATCCTTCTTCGCTTTCCTCCTCGTTCTCTTCTTTCTTCCCGAACTCGGCTATCATAAAAAGGTGGAGAGGAGCCATCTTTCTTATAGGAAATTACTCATCCATCCTACGATCCAAGGGGTGATGGCATTTCGCTTCACCAACTCGATCGCCCGGGGGATCGTTGCCTCCTTTCTCCCCATCTTTGCTAGCAGAAGGGCGGGAGTGGCGGAGATGGGGATTGGTGTTCTGGTAGCGGTGAACATACTTCTTACCTCGTTTCTTCAGGATTACTTCGGGAGATTATGCGACAGGAAATCACGGAAGAAGCTCGTCTTTATCGGGGCTTCGCTTGTTTCTTTAGCTCTCTTTCTTCTCCCTTTAGCCCATACCTTCCTTACCCTGTTTCTCGTAAGCGTTGTTTTCGGTGTTGCTTCAGCGATCGCCCTTCCCGCGGCTACCGCGATGATGGTAGAGCCGGGGAGGAAGCAGGGGATGGGACAATCGATGTCCCTGTTCAATTTGGCGATGAGCCTCGGTTTGGCAAGCGGTCCCCTCATTGGAGGGAAGCTCCTTGATTCTTACAATATCTCCGCCCCCTTCCTATTTGCTGGGGTGGTGAGCATTTTAGGAACTTGGCTCTTTCTCAAACTTGTAAAGAGGAGTGTAGGGATATCTTTGGGAGGGTAA
- a CDS encoding S9 family peptidase — protein MKRRFLFSFLLVSVVFFSLSGLSEEKKTITIEEMVGVKTISSLAFSPEGESAVFVLNRVNFAKNHYNPDLYLIRFKKNEIIRLTTSEKRDSSPKWSPEGGLIAFLSNRVGKKNQIFLIRDDGGEAWQLTKEKEGVISFSWLSGDTIVYTTREPLPKKERERREKEKKKGFDARVVGKDKRKILFFSIDVKSGKKRKITTADYGVGEIVASPKGDLVAYTTNYTGDRDDYLNYDIFLLDVKTGKARKLTGFPGPERMPRFSPDGRFIAYLAPVDPTFAASIERIYIIPVVGGKARPLTSSFDRTISRFRWSADGKFIYFEAPLGTETHIFRVPAPGGKVERITRGKANYYGFDIDRMAKRMLLVREDEKSLPEVFLLPLSGKGAERKITALNLDLSKRKIGKQGVISWRSSDGLKIEGVLVKPVDYKPGVRYPLIVIVHGGPHGRVRNVFRDRGMQIFAASGYAVLAPNFRGSSGYGNRFGTINRGDLGGGDFRDIMAGVDKVIELGIADPDRLGIMGGSYGGYMTNWAITQTKRFKAAVSMYGIFNFITDFSNSNIPTFEKEYLGYYYWEKLDPYLRRSPFYYVRNIETPVLILHGDADANTFISNSLEMYTALKKLKKRFEFVRYPREGHGISREPAHRIDVLRRALSWFDNYLEREKVGN, from the coding sequence ATGAAAAGGCGATTTCTTTTCTCGTTTCTTTTAGTTAGTGTTGTCTTCTTCTCCCTCTCCGGATTATCTGAGGAGAAGAAGACGATCACCATCGAGGAGATGGTGGGGGTGAAGACGATAAGTTCCTTAGCATTTTCCCCTGAGGGTGAGAGCGCGGTCTTTGTTTTAAATCGGGTCAATTTTGCCAAGAACCACTACAACCCCGATCTCTACCTCATAAGGTTCAAGAAAAACGAGATTATAAGGTTGACCACCTCGGAGAAACGGGACAGTTCCCCCAAGTGGTCACCGGAAGGGGGGCTTATCGCCTTCCTCTCAAACAGGGTAGGAAAGAAGAATCAGATATTCCTCATCAGGGATGATGGAGGGGAGGCCTGGCAGTTGACCAAGGAGAAGGAAGGGGTGATCAGCTTCTCCTGGCTATCTGGAGACACCATCGTCTATACCACTCGGGAGCCCCTTCCGAAGAAGGAACGGGAGAGGAGGGAAAAGGAGAAAAAGAAGGGGTTTGATGCCCGGGTGGTGGGAAAGGACAAAAGGAAGATCCTGTTTTTCAGCATCGATGTGAAATCGGGAAAGAAGAGGAAGATAACCACCGCTGACTACGGGGTAGGGGAGATAGTCGCTTCGCCGAAGGGTGATTTGGTCGCTTATACCACTAACTATACCGGAGATAGGGATGATTATTTGAACTACGATATCTTCCTCCTTGATGTGAAGACAGGTAAGGCGAGAAAGCTTACCGGCTTTCCTGGTCCTGAGCGGATGCCCCGTTTTTCCCCTGATGGAAGGTTCATCGCCTACCTTGCCCCGGTTGATCCCACCTTTGCCGCCTCCATCGAGAGGATCTACATAATCCCGGTAGTTGGGGGTAAAGCGAGACCGCTCACCTCCTCCTTCGATCGGACGATAAGCAGATTCCGCTGGAGTGCTGATGGCAAGTTCATCTACTTTGAAGCACCACTTGGCACCGAGACCCATATCTTCCGCGTCCCCGCACCAGGGGGAAAGGTGGAGCGGATAACCAGGGGGAAGGCGAACTATTACGGCTTCGATATCGATCGGATGGCTAAGAGGATGCTCCTCGTTCGTGAGGATGAGAAAAGCCTTCCCGAGGTCTTCCTCCTGCCGCTTTCCGGAAAGGGAGCAGAGAGGAAGATCACCGCCCTGAACCTTGATCTTTCCAAGAGGAAGATAGGGAAGCAGGGGGTGATAAGCTGGCGCTCCTCGGACGGGCTTAAGATAGAAGGGGTCTTGGTCAAACCGGTGGACTATAAGCCGGGGGTGAGATACCCCCTTATCGTCATCGTCCATGGAGGACCTCATGGTAGGGTGCGGAATGTGTTTCGGGATAGGGGAATGCAGATATTTGCCGCTTCCGGTTATGCGGTTTTGGCTCCGAATTTCAGGGGGAGCTCGGGATATGGAAATAGGTTCGGCACCATCAACCGGGGCGATCTCGGCGGAGGCGATTTCCGCGACATTATGGCTGGAGTGGATAAGGTGATTGAGCTGGGGATCGCCGATCCTGATAGATTGGGGATAATGGGAGGAAGCTATGGCGGTTATATGACCAACTGGGCGATAACCCAGACCAAAAGGTTCAAAGCAGCGGTATCGATGTACGGCATCTTCAACTTCATCACCGATTTCTCCAATTCGAACATCCCCACCTTCGAGAAGGAGTATTTAGGTTACTATTACTGGGAGAAACTAGATCCTTATCTAAGGCGCTCTCCCTTCTATTATGTGAGGAACATTGAGACCCCGGTGCTCATCCTCCACGGGGACGCGGACGCTAATACCTTCATCAGCAACTCACTTGAGATGTACACCGCCCTGAAGAAGCTCAAGAAAAGGTTTGAATTTGTGAGATATCCCCGGGAGGGACATGGTATCTCCCGGGAGCCCGCTCATCGGATAGATGTATTAAGGCGTGCTCTTTCCTGGTTCGATAATTACCTTGAAAGGGAGAAAGTTGGCAATTAG
- a CDS encoding glycosyltransferase family 2 protein: protein MNHRLTTEPTVKKLELVKEGSYENLLKLSIFMFISLIILLAVVTGSFQKADYWYHLRYVPRYFTLPLFLYACMVAIHLPYRAFLCFRYRSFPIKEKKRLPRVTVVIPAYNEGEMVEKSILSAVAADYPKELKEIICIDDASKDDTWYYIDRARKRYPDLVKTIRFKENKGKREALAAGMRIAKGDIIVTMDSDSVMEKDALRAIVAPFDDPRVGAATAKVKVYNKTENLLTRMLAVRYTLAFEFFRASRSAFRTVFCCSGVLSAYRKTVIDKILEPWVNQIFLNQRCTYGDDRSLTNFVLRSGYDTVYQKTAVVYTTVPNNLKKLAKMLTRWHKSFIRESIIFATFMFKRYRPRNRILPIFDFVLSVTLIPFQFYVLFYSMRYFFIDPVLILRFLAMISIMGSIYILLYIKFEKNTDFVFGMLYPYLHVFVLIWTVPYAIITFRDTSWLTR from the coding sequence ATGAATCATCGATTAACCACTGAACCGACGGTAAAGAAGTTAGAGCTGGTAAAGGAGGGGAGCTACGAGAACCTCCTCAAGCTCTCTATTTTTATGTTCATTAGTCTCATTATCCTGCTTGCGGTGGTAACTGGCTCATTTCAGAAGGCGGACTATTGGTATCACCTTCGCTATGTCCCACGCTATTTCACCCTTCCCCTATTCCTCTACGCCTGTATGGTGGCGATACATCTCCCTTACCGCGCCTTCCTCTGCTTCCGTTACCGTTCCTTCCCCATAAAGGAGAAAAAGAGACTTCCCCGAGTGACGGTGGTAATCCCCGCTTACAACGAAGGGGAGATGGTGGAGAAATCGATCCTCTCCGCTGTCGCCGCCGATTACCCCAAGGAGCTAAAGGAGATAATCTGCATCGATGATGCCTCCAAGGACGACACCTGGTATTACATCGACCGGGCGAGAAAACGCTATCCCGATCTGGTGAAGACGATAAGGTTCAAAGAGAACAAAGGAAAGAGGGAGGCACTTGCTGCGGGAATGAGGATCGCTAAGGGCGATATCATCGTCACTATGGACTCCGACAGCGTGATGGAGAAGGACGCCTTGAGGGCGATTGTCGCCCCCTTCGATGATCCCAGGGTGGGCGCTGCCACCGCCAAGGTAAAGGTATATAACAAAACGGAAAATCTCTTAACCAGGATGCTCGCCGTCCGCTATACCTTGGCTTTTGAATTCTTCCGTGCCTCCCGCTCTGCCTTTAGAACGGTCTTCTGCTGTTCCGGCGTGCTCTCCGCCTACCGGAAGACGGTGATCGATAAGATACTCGAGCCTTGGGTGAACCAGATATTCTTAAACCAACGGTGCACCTATGGGGATGATCGTTCCCTCACCAACTTCGTCCTTCGCTCAGGGTACGACACCGTTTATCAGAAGACCGCGGTGGTCTATACCACAGTGCCCAACAACCTGAAGAAGCTCGCCAAGATGTTAACCAGATGGCACAAGAGCTTCATTAGGGAGAGCATTATTTTCGCCACCTTTATGTTCAAGCGCTATCGCCCCAGAAACCGGATATTACCTATATTCGATTTCGTCCTTTCGGTAACCCTCATCCCCTTCCAGTTCTATGTTCTCTTCTACTCGATGAGATATTTCTTTATCGACCCCGTCCTTATCCTTCGCTTTCTCGCTATGATAAGCATAATGGGTTCCATCTATATCCTTCTTTACATAAAGTTCGAGAAAAACACTGACTTTGTCTTCGGGATGCTTTATCCCTATCTCCATGTATTTGTCCTTATCTGGACCGTTCCTTATGCGATAATCACCTTCAGGGACACCTCCTGGCTTACCAGATGA
- a CDS encoding nitroreductase family protein has protein sequence MEFFEVVAKRCSVRRFLAKGVEEDKLTKVLETANAAPSAGNLQAYEIYLIRDEALKEKLVDAAYGQLFIASAPVVLVFTANRRRSAARYGSRGAELYSLQDATIAASYAQLAAVALGLATVWIGAFNEEEVGKALSLPRTERPIIILPLGYPAEEPHPTRRRRLEEIVHKVEG, from the coding sequence ATGGAATTCTTCGAGGTAGTGGCTAAGAGATGTTCTGTGCGAAGGTTTCTCGCCAAGGGGGTGGAGGAGGATAAGCTGACAAAGGTCCTTGAGACGGCAAACGCTGCCCCTTCAGCGGGCAACCTCCAAGCCTACGAAATCTATCTAATTAGGGACGAGGCGTTGAAGGAAAAGCTCGTTGATGCTGCCTACGGACAACTTTTCATCGCCTCTGCCCCGGTGGTTCTCGTCTTCACCGCCAATAGAAGACGTTCTGCAGCGCGGTACGGCTCGCGGGGAGCGGAACTCTACAGCCTTCAGGACGCCACCATTGCTGCCAGCTATGCTCAGCTCGCTGCTGTCGCCTTGGGACTCGCCACCGTATGGATCGGTGCCTTCAATGAAGAGGAGGTGGGAAAAGCCCTTTCCCTGCCAAGGACGGAGCGGCCGATAATCATTCTTCCCCTGGGTTATCCTGCGGAGGAGCCACATCCTACAAGAAGGAGAAGACTCGAGGAGATCGTCCATAAGGTGGAAGGATAG
- a CDS encoding histidine phosphatase family protein, protein MTVTIFFLVRHGETEFNRQKRFMGWIDEPINEVGRKQVALLGKRLANEEIDFFASSPLRRTKETVEAILGHHPGGRLELYPELGEIRLGPWEGLTWKEVGERYPKEKELWETEPAKVHLPGLETVDMVRDRVGRKIDELLSTHRGERILIATHDMVVRLAIFHLLEIDNRHYRSFPVMNASLSIVRVRERLRELILFNDTSHLAPLGKNF, encoded by the coding sequence ATGACGGTTACCATTTTCTTCCTTGTCCGCCACGGAGAGACCGAATTCAATCGACAGAAGAGGTTTATGGGTTGGATAGATGAACCCATAAATGAGGTTGGAAGGAAGCAGGTTGCTCTCCTCGGGAAACGGCTGGCGAATGAGGAGATAGATTTCTTTGCCAGCAGTCCCTTAAGACGAACAAAGGAGACGGTGGAGGCGATACTGGGACATCATCCTGGAGGAAGACTCGAGCTTTATCCCGAGCTCGGAGAGATAAGGCTTGGTCCTTGGGAGGGACTTACTTGGAAAGAGGTGGGAGAGAGATATCCCAAGGAGAAGGAGCTTTGGGAGACGGAGCCGGCTAAGGTTCATCTTCCCGGGCTTGAGACGGTGGATATGGTACGGGACCGGGTGGGGAGGAAGATCGATGAACTCCTCTCCACTCATAGAGGAGAGAGGATCCTCATCGCCACCCATGATATGGTGGTCCGACTCGCCATCTTCCATCTCTTGGAGATCGATAACAGACATTATCGGTCATTTCCGGTAATGAACGCCTCTTTATCCATCGTTCGGGTGAGGGAGAGGTTGAGAGAGCTCATCTTATTCAACGATACCTCCCACTTAGCTCCTTTAGGGAAAAATTTTTAG
- a CDS encoding FAD-dependent oxidoreductase produces MEKKGVLVVGGGIAGLEAALDLAELGVDVYLLEREERLGGRGEKLSLVAPSELPARLLLARRVAKAVLNPRIHIISNGSIEEVKKEEDGFIISLSKEPTLVNDDCISCGACARVCPIKPYSQFEEGLLQRSAVDREDRASYPPYFGIVRETPPCSLACPAGIDVRRYVSLIAEGKFAEAIAVVRERNPLPSVCGRVCPHPCEAACNRGLVDEPIAIEALKRFVADYEIALRERGEFTYPKPKEKNGFKVAVVGSGPAGLTCAHDLALMGYQVVIFEKEKVAGGMMYLGIPEFRLPRDVLAHDIEYIEKLGVEIRLNTPIGPDLSLDDLFEQGFSAIFIATGAYEGYKLGVPGEEEYSGVVDCIKFLREVNLGRKEKPGDKVVVIGGGNSAIDAARVALRLGASEVTILYRRSRKEMPANPWEVIEAEREGVRIHFLAAPTRILGRDGKVTGMECVRMELGKLDASGRRRPVPIPGSEFTISCDFIIPAISQQPDVSFLGEDHGLEISRWNSIEVDPGTMATARPGVFAGGDVVTGPRTVVEAIAAGHKAAKGIDRYIKEGVR; encoded by the coding sequence ATGGAGAAAAAGGGTGTATTAGTCGTCGGCGGAGGCATCGCCGGGCTGGAGGCAGCGCTCGATTTAGCTGAGCTCGGCGTGGATGTCTATCTACTTGAGCGGGAGGAGAGGCTTGGGGGAAGGGGAGAAAAGCTTTCCCTTGTCGCTCCCTCCGAGCTTCCTGCCCGTCTTCTCCTTGCGAGGAGGGTGGCTAAGGCTGTTCTTAACCCCCGGATTCATATCATCTCTAATGGGTCTATAGAGGAGGTGAAGAAGGAGGAGGATGGGTTTATAATCTCCCTTTCCAAGGAGCCCACCTTGGTTAATGACGATTGTATCTCCTGTGGCGCTTGTGCTCGGGTTTGTCCCATCAAGCCTTACTCCCAGTTTGAGGAAGGGCTTCTCCAGCGCTCCGCAGTGGATAGGGAAGACAGAGCAAGCTACCCCCCCTATTTCGGGATCGTAAGGGAGACCCCGCCCTGTTCCCTTGCCTGTCCTGCGGGGATCGATGTGAGGCGTTATGTGAGTCTCATCGCTGAAGGGAAGTTCGCCGAGGCGATCGCTGTGGTTAGGGAGAGGAACCCCCTTCCCTCGGTTTGCGGCAGGGTCTGTCCTCATCCCTGTGAAGCCGCTTGCAATCGAGGTTTGGTCGATGAGCCGATAGCGATAGAAGCCCTGAAGAGGTTCGTCGCCGACTACGAGATAGCGTTGAGAGAAAGGGGGGAATTTACCTACCCCAAGCCAAAGGAAAAGAACGGGTTTAAGGTGGCGGTGGTTGGATCTGGTCCTGCCGGTCTTACCTGTGCCCATGACCTCGCCCTTATGGGCTATCAGGTGGTTATCTTTGAGAAGGAGAAGGTGGCTGGTGGTATGATGTATCTCGGCATCCCTGAATTTCGGCTCCCCCGTGATGTCCTTGCCCACGATATCGAATATATCGAGAAGCTGGGGGTTGAGATAAGGCTCAATACCCCCATCGGTCCTGATCTCAGCCTGGATGATCTTTTCGAGCAGGGTTTCTCCGCTATATTCATCGCCACCGGTGCCTATGAGGGATATAAACTTGGAGTGCCTGGCGAGGAGGAGTATTCGGGAGTGGTCGATTGCATCAAGTTCCTCCGTGAGGTGAATTTGGGGAGAAAGGAAAAGCCCGGGGATAAGGTGGTCGTTATCGGGGGCGGAAATTCAGCGATCGATGCCGCTAGGGTGGCGCTTAGGCTTGGTGCTTCCGAGGTTACCATCCTCTACCGTCGTTCCCGGAAGGAGATGCCTGCTAACCCCTGGGAGGTGATTGAGGCGGAGCGGGAGGGTGTTCGTATCCATTTTCTCGCTGCACCGACCAGGATACTGGGGAGAGATGGGAAGGTTACTGGGATGGAGTGTGTGAGGATGGAGTTGGGCAAACTTGACGCCAGCGGAAGAAGGCGTCCCGTCCCCATCCCGGGTTCTGAATTCACCATTTCCTGCGATTTCATCATCCCGGCTATCTCCCAACAGCCGGATGTCTCCTTTCTCGGGGAGGATCACGGGCTTGAGATATCCCGTTGGAACTCCATCGAGGTCGACCCGGGGACGATGGCTACTGCACGTCCAGGTGTATTCGCTGGAGGCGATGTGGTTACTGGACCAAGAACGGTAGTCGAGGCGATAGCCGCAGGCCATAAGGCGGCTAAGGGCATCGACCGTTATATAAAGGAGGGCGTGAGATGA